Proteins encoded together in one Oxalobacteraceae sp. CFBP 8761 window:
- a CDS encoding ferrous iron transport protein A — protein sequence MTHAALPTLDSLKTGQSATVVHLARGAQEGGIDVQRRLMELGFVPGERIRVLKRVMGGPLAVKVGESTFALRRFEAALVSIQAD from the coding sequence ATGACCCACGCCGCATTGCCAACCCTCGACTCGCTCAAGACGGGCCAGAGCGCCACCGTTGTCCATCTTGCGCGCGGTGCGCAGGAGGGCGGCATCGATGTCCAGCGCCGCCTGATGGAGCTGGGCTTCGTGCCGGGCGAGCGCATTCGTGTGCTCAAGCGCGTGATGGGCGGTCCGCTGGCGGTCAAGGTCGGTGAATCCACCTTTGCGCTGCGCCGTTTCGAAGCCGCCCTCGTCTCGATCCAGGCGGACTAG
- a CDS encoding glutathione S-transferase produces the protein MIVVHHLNNSRSQRILWLLEELGLEYEIKRYERDPKTMLAPPELKAVHPLGKSPVITDGDLVVAESGAIVEYLTARASDTDAPRLVPAARTPARLRYTHFLHFAEGSMMSPLLLKLVFDKIESTPMPFFAKPIARGIAQKVKGSFVLPQIAQQLSYLEAELGKHPWFAGEEFSAADIQLSFPLEAAASRGGLDAKYPNLTDFLARIHARPAYRRALERGGEYAYAK, from the coding sequence ATGATTGTCGTCCACCACCTGAACAATTCGCGCTCGCAGCGCATCCTCTGGCTGCTCGAAGAACTCGGACTCGAGTACGAGATCAAGCGCTACGAGCGCGATCCCAAGACGATGCTGGCCCCGCCCGAACTGAAGGCCGTGCACCCGCTGGGCAAATCGCCTGTGATCACCGATGGCGACCTCGTGGTGGCCGAATCGGGCGCCATCGTCGAATACCTCACGGCGCGCGCCTCCGATACGGACGCCCCGCGCCTGGTGCCGGCCGCCCGCACGCCGGCGCGCCTGCGCTACACGCACTTTTTGCACTTCGCCGAAGGCTCGATGATGTCGCCGCTGCTGCTCAAGCTCGTGTTCGACAAGATCGAAAGCACGCCGATGCCGTTCTTTGCCAAGCCGATCGCGCGTGGCATCGCGCAAAAGGTCAAGGGCAGCTTCGTGCTGCCGCAGATCGCGCAGCAACTGTCTTATCTTGAAGCCGAACTGGGCAAGCACCCGTGGTTCGCCGGCGAAGAATTCAGCGCCGCCGACATCCAGCTGAGCTTCCCGCTGGAAGCGGCTGCCTCGCGCGGCGGGCTCGACGCCAAGTACCCGAACCTGACCGATTTCCTGGCCCGTATCCATGCGCGGCCGGCGTATCGCCGCGCGCTCGAGCGCGGTGGCGAGTACGCGTACGCGAAGTAG
- a CDS encoding ferrous iron transporter B, whose product MGVMESQVASRTPLVALLGNPNCGKTALFNRLTGARQKVANYAGVTIERKEGSFTSPAGRAFRVLDLPGAYSLNAQTPDEGITRDVVAGLRAGEVPPDAILCVVNATNLRLNLRLVLELRRLGLPMVLALNMVDVAKKRGIEIDTAKLSQELGMPVVETVAIQSGGEKALLAQLDAMPFGVPVTPKPLSAIDEVSVEDTQREVRRILAAAVSTAKDTGNLSEKIDGVVLHPVAGPIILALLMFVIFQAVFSWGDAPIELIEAGMGAFGEMVGSWIGEGMLHSLIVDGIIAGVGSVLVFLPQILILFFFILLLEDVGYLPRAAFLLDRIMGSVGLSGRSFLPLLSSFACAIPGVMAARTIQNPRDRLVTIMIAPLMTCSARLPVYALLIAAFIPDRVVGGFMNLQGIVLFVLYLAGILSAMAVAWFMKRRNGYKQHALMLELPAYHWPHPRGLASGLLERAKIFLMRVGTLILAMMILLWLFSSFPGAPEGATNPPIYYSVAGMIGRALEVVLAPIGFNWQIAIALVPGMAAREVAVGALGTVYALSGGDEVGNTLAPLIAQSWSLATGLSLLAWYVYAPHCLPTLATVARETGSRKYAWIMAGYMFALAYVAAFIVYRVTLAFTGA is encoded by the coding sequence ATGGGAGTCATGGAATCGCAAGTCGCGTCACGCACGCCGCTGGTCGCACTGCTGGGTAACCCCAACTGCGGCAAGACCGCACTCTTCAACCGCCTGACTGGCGCGCGCCAGAAGGTCGCCAACTATGCCGGCGTCACGATCGAACGCAAGGAGGGCAGCTTCACGTCGCCCGCCGGACGCGCGTTTCGCGTGCTCGACCTGCCGGGCGCCTACAGCCTGAATGCGCAGACGCCCGACGAAGGCATCACGCGCGACGTGGTCGCAGGCCTGCGCGCCGGTGAAGTCCCGCCCGACGCCATCCTGTGCGTCGTCAACGCCACCAACCTGCGCCTGAACCTGCGCCTTGTGCTCGAGCTGCGCCGTCTCGGCCTGCCGATGGTGCTGGCGCTGAACATGGTCGACGTCGCGAAAAAGCGCGGCATCGAAATCGATACCGCCAAACTCTCGCAAGAACTGGGCATGCCGGTCGTCGAGACCGTCGCCATCCAGTCCGGCGGCGAAAAAGCCTTGCTGGCCCAGCTCGACGCGATGCCGTTCGGCGTACCGGTAACGCCCAAGCCGCTGTCGGCCATCGACGAAGTCTCGGTCGAAGACACCCAGCGCGAAGTGCGCCGCATCCTGGCCGCTGCCGTCTCGACGGCGAAGGACACCGGCAACCTGAGCGAAAAGATCGACGGCGTCGTGCTGCACCCGGTTGCCGGTCCGATCATCCTGGCACTCTTGATGTTCGTGATTTTCCAGGCCGTGTTCAGCTGGGGCGACGCACCGATCGAACTGATCGAGGCGGGCATGGGCGCCTTTGGTGAAATGGTCGGCTCGTGGATCGGCGAAGGCATGCTGCATAGCCTCATCGTGGACGGCATCATCGCCGGCGTGGGCAGCGTGCTCGTGTTCCTGCCGCAGATTCTGATCCTGTTCTTCTTCATCCTGCTGCTGGAAGACGTCGGCTACCTGCCGCGCGCGGCGTTCCTGCTCGACCGCATCATGGGCAGCGTGGGCCTGTCGGGCCGCTCGTTCCTGCCGCTGCTGTCGTCGTTTGCCTGTGCCATTCCAGGCGTGATGGCCGCGCGCACGATCCAGAATCCGCGCGACCGCCTGGTGACGATCATGATCGCGCCATTGATGACGTGCTCGGCGCGCCTGCCGGTGTATGCGCTCCTGATCGCCGCGTTCATTCCCGACCGCGTCGTGGGCGGCTTCATGAACCTGCAGGGCATCGTGCTGTTCGTGCTGTACCTGGCCGGCATCCTGTCGGCGATGGCCGTGGCCTGGTTCATGAAGCGCCGCAACGGCTACAAGCAGCACGCGCTGATGCTCGAACTGCCAGCCTATCACTGGCCGCATCCGCGCGGCCTGGCCTCGGGCCTGCTCGAACGCGCCAAGATCTTCCTGATGCGCGTCGGTACCCTGATCCTGGCCATGATGATCCTGCTCTGGCTGTTCTCCAGCTTCCCGGGCGCACCGGAAGGCGCGACCAACCCGCCGATCTACTACAGCGTGGCGGGCATGATCGGCCGCGCACTCGAAGTCGTGCTGGCCCCGATCGGCTTCAACTGGCAGATCGCCATCGCGCTGGTGCCGGGCATGGCCGCGCGTGAAGTGGCGGTCGGCGCGCTGGGCACCGTGTACGCGCTGTCGGGCGGCGATGAAGTGGGCAACACGCTGGCGCCGCTGATCGCCCAGTCGTGGTCGCTGGCCACCGGCCTGTCGCTGCTGGCCTGGTATGTCTATGCGCCGCACTGCCTGCCAACGCTGGCCACCGTGGCGCGCGAAACGGGCAGCCGCAAATATGCCTGGATCATGGCCGGCTACATGTTCGCGCTGGCCTACGTGGCGGCGTTCATCGTCTACCGCGTCACGCTGGCCTTCACCGGAGCATAA
- a CDS encoding (2Fe-2S)-binding protein, which translates to MIVCVCNNISDREIRQAAELGISSIAELRKELGVGTMCGTCVSYAREVLHEHIDSKTTVTEVRRLPQAA; encoded by the coding sequence ATGATCGTCTGTGTCTGCAATAACATCTCCGACCGTGAAATCCGCCAGGCTGCCGAACTGGGCATCTCGTCGATCGCCGAACTCCGCAAGGAACTGGGCGTGGGCACCATGTGCGGCACCTGTGTCAGCTATGCACGCGAAGTGCTGCACGAGCACATCGACAGCAAGACCACCGTCACCGAAGTGCGCCGCCTGCCGCAGGCTGCCTGA
- a CDS encoding 5'-3' exonuclease: MSNPGKLLAIDGLNIVRRVYEASPEPDSDLKASIALRHAFSSFRHVLEAHAPTHVLAAFDYGGPTWRHALYPRYREGRAAMPSELRAALPEFHDRLRAAGLHVLMVPEVEADDVIATGVMRWLSEGRGTAVVATTDKDLHPLIAHGALVWDHFKNEWHDDAWVRARFGVAPEQLHDLLALMGDPTDGVPGVSKVGMKTAARLLGAYGNLEAVMAGAGILKTPLGERLRAEREILEMSRCLVSLKLDVRLGVTWKTLAYES; this comes from the coding sequence ATGTCTAACCCGGGAAAGCTGCTCGCGATCGACGGCCTGAACATCGTGCGCCGCGTCTACGAAGCCAGCCCCGAGCCCGATTCCGACCTGAAGGCCAGCATCGCGCTGCGCCATGCGTTCTCGTCGTTTCGCCACGTGCTCGAGGCGCATGCGCCGACCCACGTGCTGGCCGCTTTTGATTATGGCGGCCCGACCTGGCGCCATGCGCTGTATCCGCGCTACCGCGAGGGCAGGGCGGCGATGCCGTCCGAACTGCGCGCAGCGCTGCCCGAATTTCACGACCGCCTGCGCGCGGCTGGCCTGCATGTGCTGATGGTGCCCGAGGTCGAAGCCGACGATGTGATCGCCACCGGCGTGATGCGCTGGCTGTCCGAAGGCCGCGGCACGGCGGTCGTGGCCACCACCGACAAGGATCTGCATCCACTGATCGCGCACGGCGCGCTGGTGTGGGACCATTTCAAGAACGAGTGGCACGACGACGCCTGGGTCCGCGCACGCTTTGGCGTGGCGCCCGAGCAATTGCACGACCTGCTGGCGCTGATGGGCGACCCGACCGATGGCGTGCCGGGCGTGTCGAAAGTCGGCATGAAAACGGCGGCGCGCCTGCTGGGTGCGTATGGCAATCTCGAGGCCGTGATGGCCGGCGCCGGCATCCTCAAGACGCCACTCGGCGAGAGATTGCGCGCCGAGCGTGAGATACTGGAGATGTCACGCTGCCTGGTGTCGCTGAAACTGGACGTGCGCCTGGGCGTGACATGGAAGACACTGGCGTACGAAAGCTGA
- a CDS encoding response regulator: protein MLKAVIVDANAVSRSTLGTVLADGSYNVVGATHTSALGLALAVKHHPHVICIAREQVEDGSDVVEQLRATLPKTLVFLVSGTLDAAAVQSALGRGVHGFIVKPFKADTVLKTIRNTVIAFVKQQQAPGKPG, encoded by the coding sequence ATGCTCAAGGCGGTCATCGTGGATGCAAACGCCGTCTCGCGCTCGACGCTCGGCACCGTGCTGGCCGACGGCAGCTACAACGTGGTCGGCGCCACGCACACCAGCGCGCTGGGGTTGGCGCTGGCAGTCAAGCACCACCCGCACGTGATCTGCATCGCGCGCGAACAGGTCGAGGATGGCAGCGACGTGGTCGAGCAGTTGCGCGCGACGCTGCCCAAGACGCTCGTGTTTCTGGTGTCGGGCACGCTCGACGCCGCCGCAGTCCAGAGCGCGCTGGGACGGGGCGTGCATGGCTTCATCGTCAAGCCGTTCAAGGCCGACACCGTGCTCAAGACGATCCGCAATACCGTCATCGCCTTCGTCAAGCAGCAGCAGGCGCCGGGCAAGCCGGGCTGA